The Flaviramulus sp. BrNp1-15 genome includes the window AAATCGCCAATTATATTGTTACTGTAATTTAATTGGAGTTGATTATAAAAATTCTCGATAGTTGCTCTTTCTTGTAAATTTCTAGAATTAAAAGCTTCGCCGAAAAAACTTGTTGTTGATGCTGATTGATCGAACTGAAAGTATTTATCTTCAAAAGAAATAATATGACCTATACTTAACTTGTTTTTAGACAACGAGTCTTTTTCTCTGATGATTTTATAGTTGTGCTCCAGATGAAATCGCTTTCCGCGTAACATACTTTCAGCATTTTCAAAATTCACTTCCAGAATAGAACGGTCTAAAAATTCTTCATCTCCACTTTCAAAATTGTTTACACTACCGTCTTGAAGTCCACCGTTTTCCTCATTTAACAAATCTTGCATTACAATATGTCCTCTAACATTGTACCTGTTATTTTTAGTTCTATAATTTGATGTAAACCTAAAATTACCTGTACTGGTTAATATATTTTGATATTTTCCTAATGAACGCAACCCTTTATAAGCTATAGAGAAATTGAATTGTGATGAAGTATTTACTGTAAAAAAAGAATCGGCAAGTTGCCCTTGTTCGAAAGCTGTTTTAAAAAACAATTCTGTTAACGGTGTTGGCACACGGTAATAATTTATATCTTCAATTTCCATATAATTAAAGTGTCTCGCACGCGCACCAAACTCTGGCATTAAGCTAGTGTTTTCAAAATTATAAGCTAAACTATTGTAAGTCTGACCTAAATTTGAAAATGGAATTAACTCAAAATCGTCTTTTCTTAAATAATTGAATTTATAATCTTTTTGAATGGTTAAAGTAGTGTCTACGTATGTAGTATCATTTTTATGTGAAATAATTAAATAGTCTTCTATTTTAGCTTTTGGACTTTTCTCTTTTGTGTTTGCAATTGATTTTCGTGCTAGTGTATCTTGCACAAAAGAAGTATTAATACTATCATTAACTCTTCTACCTGGTTTTCTTATTTGAGCATTCAAACCATTACATAGCAGTACAAAAAGTAAAACAAAAACTAATTTATTCATAGATATAAATTTCCGTAGCAAAAGTAATTATTTGAACGTAAAGTGCTAGTAATTATTTTAAATAAAGAACCCCCAACAAATAAAAATGGAAATAAATATCTTTTGAATAGATAACAATTATGAGTTTATCAATATTTTAGCTTCATGCTTTTAGAAAAACACTCTAGTTTTAATATTGAATGTGGTACCGATGAAGCCGGACGTGGCTGTCTTGCAGGACCTGTAACCGCTGCTGCTGTAATACTTCCTGAAGATTTTAAGAATTCTATATTAAACGACTCTAAACAACTAAGCGAAAAGAAAAGAGATATTTTAAAACCAATTATTGAGGAACAAGCTTTAAACTTTGGTGTTGCTCATGTATTTCAAGAAGAAATAGATAGTATAAATATACTTAATGCGTCTATTTTAGCTATGCATAAATCAATTGAAAAATTAATACAAAACCCTGAATTTATTATTGTTGATGGTAATAAGTTTAAACCTTTCAATAACATCCCTTTTGAAACTATTATTAAAGGTGATGGAAAATATTTAAGTATTGCTGCTGCTTCTATTCTTGCAAAAACGCATAGAGACATTTATATGAATCAAATTCACGAAGAATTCCCTATGTACAACTGGAAAAAAAACAAAGGTTATCCTACTAAAGAGCATAGAGAAGCCATAAAAAAATATGGTATAACAAAATACCATAGAAAATCGTTTAGGTTATTACCAGAACAATTAAAGTTAAACTTATAAGTTTTTAATGACTCAAAAAAATACTAGGTTTGTAAATAATTCATTCCATTCATGAGATTTTATTGTTTAGCACTTATAACTTTTCTATTTTTTTGTTGTAACAACACAAAAACTAAACGTGTTAAACTAATTGATTTTGTTCCTGAAAACACTTCAGTAATTATAAAATCTACAAATATTGAAGACTTAAAAAGCAGCATTAATAATAATGATTTTTTACAAAGTATTTTAAAAGCCAACTCCTTTAAAACCATAGAGAATAAACTTGAAATTCTATCTTATTTAAATCCTACAGATGAAATTTTAATCTGCTTTTCAAAAGATTTGAATGATAGTATTCAATATTCACTAATCTCTAAAAACAATGAAAGCTTATTTGAAACTGATTCTTTGCCTAATTATATTGAAGAAACCATAAATTCTAAGCACAATACAATTAAAAAATCTACAATAAACAACAATACATTTTACAGTACACTAATTGATAGTACATTTTTTGCTTCCTCTTCAAAAGAAGTTGTTGATGTCGTTTTTAATAAACCAAATGTAGATGCAAAATTGAATAAAGCATACAATACACTTAACGACAACAAAACCTGTTCTGCTATTTTGAAACTTAACAATGGTTTTATTAAATCTTTTTTTATTGAAGATTCGTTATTCACAAAAAAATTCGCAAATTACTTAGCTGCAGATGTAGATATTTCTCAAAACAGTTTACTTATAAATGGTATTACAAAAGCTAATGATTCATCAAAAAGTTTAATTAATATTTTTAAAAATACTATACCACAAGAAAATCAAACTCAAAGCATAACGCCATCAAATAGCGACGGATTTATGAGTATTACTTTTAACGATTTTAAAACTTTTGAAACCAATTTAGCTAAATTTAACCAGAGAGATTCCCTTGTTAATTCTTCTTCTCTTTTTAACGATGTTATTGAAGTTGGTGTAATTTATGAAAGTGAAAACCAAGCAATAGTTTTAAATTCTTTAGATATTATTGCGACAACAGATGCTCTTTTAAGTGAACAAGCAGTTATTGATACTTACCGAGAAGTTGATATATATAATTTTAGTAACCCTATTTTGTTTGCCAAAACATTTACACCTTTAATATCATTTAACAACGCAAACACATATTGTATTTTAGACAACTTTTTTGTTTTTGCTAATGATAAAGAAATGCTTCAAAACATTATTGCTAGTTACCAAAACAAAACAACTTTAAGCAACAATAGTAACTATCAAAATATTAAAGAACAACTAAGTGATGCATCATCATTAATACAAATAGTAAATTCTTCTACTTTAAAATCTATTTTAAATAAAAACTCTAAAGAAGATTACAATTATAAATTAAATGGTTACAACACTTCTGCCATTCAATTTATTTACGATAACAATTTTGCCCATGTAAATGCTATTGTAAAAAAGAATGAAGTAAAAGCCACTTCAAATTCAATTTCTGAAGAACTTAATATAAAACTTGAAACAGATATTTTAAACAACCCCCAATTTGTAACAAATCATATTACAAAAGAGAAAGATATAGTTGTTCAGGATATAAACAATAATCTTTATTTAATATCAAACAAGGGGAAAATTCGTTGGAAAAAACAATTACAAGGTCCTGTTCTAGGAAAAATTGAACAAATTGACATATACAAGAACGGAAGACTTCAACTCGCTTTTGCAACTCCAAAAAGAGTTTATGTTATTGACAGAAATGGTAATGATGTGTCTCCGTTTCCCGCTAGATTTAATGACGAAATTACACAACCATTATCTGTTTTTGATTATGATAAAAACAAAAATTACCGTCTTTTAGTTACTCAAGGTAAAAACGTTTTAATGTATAATGCAAAGGCAAATATTGTAAAAGGGTTTACATTTAAATCTGCAAACGGCAAAATAATTTCGCAACCCAAACATTTTAGAATTGGCAGTAAAGACTACATTACAATTAAAACCTTAAACAAACTTTACATATTGGATAGAACTGGTAAAACCCGAGTTACTCCAAAAACACAAAACAGTTATTCAAATCAACCTATTTTTCTTTACAATAACACATTTACAACAACTAGTTTGGATGGACAATTAATTTCTGTTGATACCAGAGGAAATGTATCTTTAAAAAATATAAATCTTTCTGAAAAACATACTCTAGAAACTAGCAGCAAAACACTCGTGGCTCTAAGCGAAAATAAATTATTAATTAAAAGTAAAACAACCGAGTTAGATTTTGGTGACTATTCTAACTGTAAACTCTTTTATCTGAACGATAAAATTTATGTGTCTGTAACCGATTTGCAATCACACAAAATTTACCTTTTTGACAGTCAATCAAAATTACTTCCTAACTTCCCTGTTTACGGGAACTCTTCCATAGAATTAAACAATATTGACAGAGACAGAAAGCTAGAATTTATAACAAAAGGTGAGAGTAATTCTATAATTTTATACCAAATAAACTAATTGCTAATAACTCTGTTAGTAATTTTAACAGAAGCCTTTTGTTTGTAAAAAACTAATCTTTATATTTATCCAGCTATTAATCAAATATTTACAAATGAAATTTCCTAAAAATGCATTAAGCATCCTACTTTTTTGGATGGTTACTTTATTTTTAACATCAACTATTCAAGCACAAACAAAACAAATTAAAAGACCTAAAAATTCAGTTGGAATTTCTAGTGTTGATACTTTTGTAAACGAGTCATTTGATTTATATGACAAAGTATATAAATATGATGGTTATGCCGCAGCAGGCACACCTCTTGAAGATGAAGACATAGATGTTTTAGAAGATGCTTTGGATGACTTATCTGGTTTAAGCGAAAGTGCTCCAGATATTTTAGGCGACTTAGATGGTGCAAGTGTTTTAAAACAAGGGAAAGCTACTTTACAAATTAATCGTGCAAAAAAAGCATTAAACTACAGTATAAAAACTGCTAAAGAATTACTTCTTGGACAACGTGAACGCGAAGAAAAAGATGAAGAGAATGATACTGCATCCAATAAACCATCTAATGATTCAGAAGAATCAGATTCAAATTCAGATTCAAATGAATCAGATACAGAAGCTTCAAACGAACCTGTAAATATTTCAGACAATTTAGAGGTCTATAGTAAATTTGACTTTGTACCAGGTGATAAATTGCTGTTTTTTGATGATTTTTCACAAGATTTTATAGGCGATTTTCCAAGCAAATGGAATACAAATGCTTCTGGTGAAGTGGTTAAAATTGGAGATATTGGTAATTGGTTCGAATTAAAATCTGGTTACGGCGTATATTTTATTCCTAATGTAAAAAATCTTCCAGAAGATTATACCATAGAATTTGACATACTTACCAAAGGTCTTGGTGGTCAAACCTCATCTACAGCTAGGTTTAACGTGATATTGAGTGACAATGATAAATTTGATGAAGGTTCGCAACATTACGCTTATATATCTATTCCTGTTGGTCAATATGGTGCATTTTCATTAAGAGCAAGAAATTTTTTTAATAGAAATACTGGTGATATTAATACAGATATAAAAGCTGATATAAGAAAAGAGGTTTTAAATCAGCCTCATATTTCTATTTCGGTAACCAAAAACAGGTATCGATTATGGATAAATCAAACAAAATATGTAGATATACCAAGATTTATTCAAGAATTAAATGTTTTAAAATATGTTAAATTTCATATCAACAACTTTAAAGATGGTGAAGAGCACTTGTATATTTCAAACTTAAAAGTTACCGAAGGTGGTGTTGACTTAAGACGCAAACTATTATCAGAAGGAAAAGTATCAACCAACGGCATTTTATTTGATTCGGGTTCGGCAAATATTAAACCACAATCCTATGGTATTATTCGTCAAATTTCTCAAGTGCTTATGCAGGATGAAAATATAAAACTAAATATTATTGGTCATACTGATGCAGATGGAACAGACGATGCTAACTTAAAACTATCTAAATCTAGAGCTGATGCTGTAAAGCAAGCTTTAGTAAACATATATAACATATCTGAAAATAGATTAGAAACTGAAGGAAAAGGAGAAAGCAATCCTGTTGCAGATAATACTTCAACCGATGGAAAAGCTAAAAATAGGCGTGTAGAATTCATAAAAATATAAACTATGAAAACAAAAATCATACTTTTAATAAGCATATTTTTCACAAGCTTTTCATCAATAAGTC containing:
- a CDS encoding OmpA family protein, which translates into the protein MKFPKNALSILLFWMVTLFLTSTIQAQTKQIKRPKNSVGISSVDTFVNESFDLYDKVYKYDGYAAAGTPLEDEDIDVLEDALDDLSGLSESAPDILGDLDGASVLKQGKATLQINRAKKALNYSIKTAKELLLGQREREEKDEENDTASNKPSNDSEESDSNSDSNESDTEASNEPVNISDNLEVYSKFDFVPGDKLLFFDDFSQDFIGDFPSKWNTNASGEVVKIGDIGNWFELKSGYGVYFIPNVKNLPEDYTIEFDILTKGLGGQTSSTARFNVILSDNDKFDEGSQHYAYISIPVGQYGAFSLRARNFFNRNTGDINTDIKADIRKEVLNQPHISISVTKNRYRLWINQTKYVDIPRFIQELNVLKYVKFHINNFKDGEEHLYISNLKVTEGGVDLRRKLLSEGKVSTNGILFDSGSANIKPQSYGIIRQISQVLMQDENIKLNIIGHTDADGTDDANLKLSKSRADAVKQALVNIYNISENRLETEGKGESNPVADNTSTDGKAKNRRVEFIKI
- a CDS encoding ribonuclease HII; the encoded protein is MLLEKHSSFNIECGTDEAGRGCLAGPVTAAAVILPEDFKNSILNDSKQLSEKKRDILKPIIEEQALNFGVAHVFQEEIDSINILNASILAMHKSIEKLIQNPEFIIVDGNKFKPFNNIPFETIIKGDGKYLSIAAASILAKTHRDIYMNQIHEEFPMYNWKKNKGYPTKEHREAIKKYGITKYHRKSFRLLPEQLKLNL
- a CDS encoding putative porin; this translates as MNKLVFVLLFVLLCNGLNAQIRKPGRRVNDSINTSFVQDTLARKSIANTKEKSPKAKIEDYLIISHKNDTTYVDTTLTIQKDYKFNYLRKDDFELIPFSNLGQTYNSLAYNFENTSLMPEFGARARHFNYMEIEDINYYRVPTPLTELFFKTAFEQGQLADSFFTVNTSSQFNFSIAYKGLRSLGKYQNILTSTGNFRFTSNYRTKNNRYNVRGHIVMQDLLNEENGGLQDGSVNNFESGDEEFLDRSILEVNFENAESMLRGKRFHLEHNYKIIREKDSLSKNKLSIGHIISFEDKYFQFDQSASTTSFFGEAFNSRNLQERATIENFYNQLQLNYSNNIIGDLQFNISNNNYNYGYDKLVVLNGSTITNRLKGDVFSAGGKYQKQYKGFNLQGELGINVSGDFEGNFIKAQASFKLNEDIAASASLNHSSKAPNYNTLLYQSNYLSYNWQNNFTNIETQQLAFQLKYKKLAKVTVDYSTINDYVYFKEEDSDPEGTITPQVKPFQNNNSITYLRAKLENEITVGKFALNNTILYQNVQDDNNVLNVPELTTRNTLYFSSHLFKKALYLQTGVTLKYFTKYYMNDYSPLLAEFYVQNEREFGDFPLVDFFINAKIRQTRIYLKAEHFNSAFTGYDFYSAPNYPYRDFTVRFGLVWNFFL
- a CDS encoding DUF3352 domain-containing protein translates to MRFYCLALITFLFFCCNNTKTKRVKLIDFVPENTSVIIKSTNIEDLKSSINNNDFLQSILKANSFKTIENKLEILSYLNPTDEILICFSKDLNDSIQYSLISKNNESLFETDSLPNYIEETINSKHNTIKKSTINNNTFYSTLIDSTFFASSSKEVVDVVFNKPNVDAKLNKAYNTLNDNKTCSAILKLNNGFIKSFFIEDSLFTKKFANYLAADVDISQNSLLINGITKANDSSKSLINIFKNTIPQENQTQSITPSNSDGFMSITFNDFKTFETNLAKFNQRDSLVNSSSLFNDVIEVGVIYESENQAIVLNSLDIIATTDALLSEQAVIDTYREVDIYNFSNPILFAKTFTPLISFNNANTYCILDNFFVFANDKEMLQNIIASYQNKTTLSNNSNYQNIKEQLSDASSLIQIVNSSTLKSILNKNSKEDYNYKLNGYNTSAIQFIYDNNFAHVNAIVKKNEVKATSNSISEELNIKLETDILNNPQFVTNHITKEKDIVVQDINNNLYLISNKGKIRWKKQLQGPVLGKIEQIDIYKNGRLQLAFATPKRVYVIDRNGNDVSPFPARFNDEITQPLSVFDYDKNKNYRLLVTQGKNVLMYNAKANIVKGFTFKSANGKIISQPKHFRIGSKDYITIKTLNKLYILDRTGKTRVTPKTQNSYSNQPIFLYNNTFTTTSLDGQLISVDTRGNVSLKNINLSEKHTLETSSKTLVALSENKLLIKSKTTELDFGDYSNCKLFYLNDKIYVSVTDLQSHKIYLFDSQSKLLPNFPVYGNSSIELNNIDRDRKLEFITKGESNSIILYQIN